In the genome of Capra hircus breed San Clemente chromosome 5, ASM170441v1, whole genome shotgun sequence, one region contains:
- the LOC102177091 gene encoding 60S ribosomal protein L23 gives MSKRGRGGSSGAKFRISLGLPVGAMINCADNTGAKNLYIISVKGIKGQLNRLPAAGVGDMVMATVKKGKPELRKKVHPAVVIRQRKSYRRKDGVFLYFEDNAGVIVNIKGEMKGSAITGPVAKECADLWPRIASNAGSIA, from the coding sequence ATGTCGAAGCGAGGACGTGGTGGGTCCTCTGGTGCGAAATTCCGGATTTCCTTGGGTCTTCCGGTTGGAGCCATGATCAACTGTGCTGACAACACAGGAGCCAAAAATCTGTATATCATCTCTGTGAAGGGGATCAAGGGACAATTGAATAGACTTCCTGCTGCTGGTGTGGGTGACATGGTAATGGCGACAGTCAAGAAAGGCAAACCAGAGCTCAGAAAGAAGGTACATCCAGCGGTGGTAATTCGACAACGAAAGTCATACCGGAGAAAAGATGGtgtgtttctttattttgaaGATAATGCAGGGGTCATAGTAAACATTAAAGGTGAGATGAAAGGTTCTGCCATCACAGGACCAGTTGCAAAGGAATGTGCAGACTTGTGGCCCAGGATTGCATCCAATGCTGGCAGCATTGCATGA